In Juglans microcarpa x Juglans regia isolate MS1-56 chromosome 8D, Jm3101_v1.0, whole genome shotgun sequence, the following are encoded in one genomic region:
- the LOC121241931 gene encoding cytochrome P450 CYP82D47-like: MLFQYQYPTFNMTCIMASIFSSLLVFLFFLLWKIRRAQQSTPQSTLPPEAGGAWPIIGHLHLLARSKPAHITLGNMADKHGPIFTIRLGVHKTIVVSNSEIAKECFTTKDKTFANRPKAMVSELMGYNYATFALSPYGSYWRQVRRITTLEFLSDQRVEMFKHIGESEVNTSIRETYQLLLNNNKLMLVEMSRWFGNITLNTLFRMVAGKRFALAGTENADEGNDLQCRKELTDFFMFAGKFVVSDALPYLRWLDLGGDQRGMKKSAREVDHVLQGLLEEHKQRKLSSEVKNGHQDFMDVMLSFVTDNREISNFDADTITKATCLNLILAGTDTTSGTLTWALSLLLNNREALEKVQQELDLQVGKERQVKDSDVKNLVYLQAVIKETMRLYPSAPLTLPHESTEDCTLAGYHVPAGTRLLVNLAKIHRDPLVWPDPTKFRPERFLTTHKDINVRGQNFELLPFGSGRRVCPGISLSLKLTQLMLATFLHAFDISTPSAEPIDMVEKDIGLTSMKATPLEVHLTPRLLAQSYHV; this comes from the exons ATGCTCTTTCAATATCAGTACCCAACCTTTAATATGACTTGTATCATGGCCAGCATCTTTTCCAGCTTGCTtgtctttctcttctttctcttatgGAAGATCAGGAGAGCCCAACAATCTACACCTCAAAGTACACTTCCACCAGAAGCTGGTGGTGCATGGCCTATAATCGGCCACCTCCACCTATTAGCAAGGTCAAAACCTGCCCATATAACCTTGGGTAATATGGCTGACAAGCATGGACCAATCTTCACCATCAGGTTGGGCGTGCATAAAACTATAGTGGTCAGCAATTCAGAGATAGCCAAAGAGTGTTTTACTACCAAAGACAAAACTTTTGCCAACCGTCCAAAAGCTATGGTATCAGAACTCATGGGCTATAACTATGCCACATTCGCTTTGAGCCCTTATGGTTCCTATTGGCGCCAAGTTCGAAGAATAACCACACTCGAATTCCTTTCAGATCAACGCGTTGAGATGTTCAAACACATAGGAGAATCAGAAGTAAATACATCTATAAGAGAAACATATCAACTCTTGCTCAATAACAACAAGCTCATGTTGGTGGAAATGAGCAGATGGTTCGGCAACATTACGCTAAACACTTTATTTAGGATGGTTGCAGGGAAGCGATTTGCTTTGGCTGGCACCGAGAATGCGGATGAAGGAAATGATCTCCAGTGCCGGAAGGAATTGACAGATTTCTTCATGTTCGCCGGAAAGTTTGTTGTCTCGGATGCACTTCCATATCTAAGGTGGTTGGACTTGGGTGGCGATCAGAGAGGCATGAAGAAATCCGCAAGAGAAGTGGATCATGTGCTTCAAGGTTTGCTAGAAGAACATAAACAAAGAAAGCTCTCGAGTGAGGTGAAGAATGGACACCAAGACTTTATGGATGTCATGCTATCCTTTGTCACAGATAACAGAGAGATTTCCAATTTTGATGCTGATACAATCACCAAAGCTACTTGCCTG AACCTTATCTTAGCGGGCACAGATACAACATCCGGGACCTTGACATGGGCTCTCTCTCTACTTCTCAACAACCGTGAGGCTCTAGAGAAAGTCCAACAAGAACTAGATCTCCAGGTTGGCAAGGAAAGGCAAGTGAAGGATTCAGACGTGAAAAACCTAGTATATCTTCAAGCTGTCATCAAAGAAACAATGCGTTTATACCCTTCAGCCCCACTTACTTTACCACACGAGTCCACCGAAGATTGTACTTTGGCTGGTTATCATGTCCCGGCAGGCACACGCCTTCTTGTTAATCTAGCAAAGATCCATCGAGACCCACTTGTGTGGCCGGATCCAACCAAATTTCGTCCAGAAAGATTCCTTACTACCCACAAAGATATCAATGTTAGGGGTCAGAATTTTGAATTGTTACCATTTGGCAGTGGTAGAAGAGTTTGCCCCGGAATCTCGCTTTCGCTAAAACTTACACAACTCATGCTTGCTACCTTCCTCCATGCTTTTGACATTTCAACCCCATCAGCTGAACCAATAGATATGGTTGAGAAAGACATTGGGCTTACCTCCATGAAAGCAACACCACTCGAAGTCCATCTCACTCCACGCCTTCTTGCTCAATCATATCATGTGTAA